In a single window of the Micrococcaceae bacterium Sec5.7 genome:
- a CDS encoding ABC transporter permease has product MEWLLSNSGMVFERAGQHLALALIPMVLGLLISVPLAQFARRNATLRSVVVTASSLLYTIPSLALFIILPSILGTRILDPVNVIVALTIYAVALLVRAAMDAFDSVDENLRQAAVAMGYRPAARFLQIDLPLSLPVLFAGLRVVSVSNISLVSVAALLGVGNLGMLFTDGLQRTFITEVVVGIVAILLLALLMDSLLVVLERLLTPWTRVSATPSKPAQKSGAEFIAEARIHAGGGA; this is encoded by the coding sequence ATGGAATGGTTGCTGTCCAACAGCGGCATGGTCTTCGAGAGGGCCGGCCAACACCTTGCCCTGGCATTGATCCCCATGGTTTTGGGACTGCTGATCTCCGTTCCGCTGGCTCAGTTTGCCCGTAGGAACGCCACCCTCCGTTCTGTGGTGGTCACCGCCAGCTCTTTGTTGTACACCATCCCCTCGCTGGCACTTTTTATCATCCTGCCTTCGATCCTTGGCACCAGGATCCTGGATCCCGTCAATGTGATTGTGGCGCTGACCATCTATGCCGTGGCGCTGCTGGTCCGTGCCGCCATGGACGCTTTTGACTCGGTGGATGAGAACCTCCGGCAGGCGGCAGTGGCCATGGGGTACAGACCCGCGGCCCGTTTCCTGCAGATTGATTTGCCTCTTTCATTGCCCGTGCTGTTTGCCGGGCTCCGGGTGGTATCCGTCAGCAACATCTCGCTGGTGAGTGTTGCCGCGCTGCTCGGCGTCGGGAATCTGGGAATGCTGTTTACCGACGGTCTACAGCGGACGTTTATTACCGAAGTCGTGGTTGGCATTGTCGCCATTCTGCTGCTCGCGTTGCTGATGGACTCACTGTTGGTCGTGCTCGAGCGGCTCCTGACTCCGTGGACGCGGGTGTCAGCGACGCCGTCGAAGCCGGCCCAAAAGTCCGGCGCGGAATTCATCGCCGAGGCCCGGATCCACGCGGGGGGCGGCGCATGA
- a CDS encoding ATP-binding cassette domain-containing protein: protein MADAMIEFRSVTKQYQSGLPAVDQLSMSIDKGSITVFVGPSGCGKTTSLRMINRMVEPTSGTITVGGKDVTSEPAAGLRRSMGYVMQSSGLMPHRSVLDNIATVPRLNGASKAEARKRAEELLDVVGLASVLGKRYPSQLSGGQQQRVGVARALAADPPVLLMDEPFSAVDPVVRDELQQELLRLQRDLAKTIVFVTHDIDEATVLGDKVAVFAVGGKLAQYATPEEILRAPANDFVASFVGRDRGFRHLGFTASDGVAVHPVPTIIRGENGAVADPAAANDWQLVVDAGTRPLGWASPGTDTGLIPGGSLFRQGESLRRALDAALSSPSGLGVAVDHEGRVAGVIRAAEVLALIESARKVRQGAF, encoded by the coding sequence ATGGCTGATGCAATGATTGAATTCCGGAGCGTCACCAAGCAGTACCAGAGCGGGCTGCCGGCCGTGGATCAGTTGAGCATGTCCATTGACAAGGGCTCCATTACGGTTTTTGTGGGGCCATCGGGCTGTGGAAAGACCACATCATTGCGGATGATAAACCGGATGGTTGAGCCGACCTCCGGCACCATCACGGTGGGCGGCAAGGACGTCACCTCCGAGCCTGCCGCCGGGCTCCGCCGGTCCATGGGCTACGTCATGCAGTCCTCCGGACTGATGCCGCACCGTTCAGTGCTGGACAACATCGCAACCGTGCCGCGCCTGAACGGCGCCTCCAAAGCGGAAGCCCGCAAGCGCGCTGAAGAGCTGCTCGACGTCGTCGGGCTTGCTTCCGTGCTCGGCAAACGGTACCCCTCCCAGCTTTCCGGCGGGCAGCAGCAGAGGGTGGGCGTGGCGCGTGCGCTCGCCGCCGATCCGCCCGTGTTGCTGATGGACGAACCCTTCAGCGCCGTTGACCCCGTGGTGCGCGACGAACTGCAGCAGGAACTGCTCCGGCTGCAGCGTGATCTGGCCAAGACCATCGTTTTTGTCACGCACGATATTGATGAGGCCACCGTCCTGGGCGACAAAGTGGCCGTGTTTGCCGTCGGGGGAAAGCTCGCGCAGTACGCCACCCCGGAGGAAATCCTCCGGGCGCCGGCCAATGATTTTGTAGCATCGTTTGTGGGCAGGGACCGGGGCTTCCGTCACCTTGGGTTCACGGCGTCCGACGGCGTCGCCGTCCATCCGGTGCCCACAATCATCAGGGGGGAGAACGGTGCTGTTGCGGACCCGGCGGCGGCAAACGACTGGCAGCTCGTAGTGGACGCCGGCACCCGCCCGCTCGGCTGGGCAAGTCCGGGCACGGATACCGGACTTATTCCCGGCGGGTCCCTTTTCCGGCAGGGCGAAAGCCTTCGCCGTGCACTGGATGCTGCGCTGTCCTCGCCGTCAGGCCTGGGCGTTGCCGTGGACCACGAAGGAAGGGTAGCCGGTGTTATCCGGGCAGCCGAGGTCCTTGCCTTGATCGAATCGGCCCGCAAGGTCCGGCAGGGTGCCTTCTGA
- the rsgA gene encoding ribosome small subunit-dependent GTPase A has translation MPAGPVHYGYTHATAEFFAANPVRNGETPGRVVRVDRSRLLVAAADEVLHLSYPLAADVPATGDWVWLGPNRAGDREIVGVLPRQSKLSRKRAFGASSEAQVLGANIDVVGVVVPVDRPLTHNRLERTLVAAWDSGATPLVIITKADLADIADDVVGQVILQAAGVDVVTTSAEQGDGLDELLRHLPPGGTLVLLGPSGAGKSTLINALVGYDVQETGGVRAGDGKGKHTTTSRELVPLPGGGVLMDTPGVRGFGLFDADDGMGEMFGDLEELFGQCRFSDCAHDQEPGCAVQAALADESLGTRRWSSYLKLQRELAALNRKHDAAARREYQREWHQKVAVASRSQRSAQRTTAERAEDRHGKRRKR, from the coding sequence GTGCCGGCGGGCCCCGTCCACTACGGCTACACCCATGCCACAGCTGAATTCTTCGCCGCCAACCCGGTCCGCAACGGCGAAACCCCGGGCCGGGTGGTCCGTGTCGACCGCAGCCGCTTGCTCGTCGCCGCCGCGGACGAAGTCCTCCATCTGAGCTACCCGCTCGCCGCCGACGTCCCGGCAACGGGGGACTGGGTGTGGCTGGGGCCCAACCGGGCCGGCGACCGCGAGATTGTGGGTGTGCTGCCGCGGCAGTCGAAACTGAGCCGCAAGCGTGCCTTCGGGGCATCATCCGAAGCCCAGGTCCTGGGGGCCAACATTGATGTGGTGGGTGTCGTGGTCCCGGTGGACCGGCCGCTCACACACAACAGACTCGAACGCACGCTGGTCGCCGCCTGGGATTCGGGCGCAACGCCTCTGGTGATCATCACCAAGGCGGATCTGGCTGACATAGCGGACGACGTCGTCGGGCAGGTGATCCTGCAGGCGGCGGGCGTGGACGTGGTCACCACCTCGGCCGAGCAGGGGGACGGCCTCGACGAGCTGCTGCGGCACCTTCCACCTGGCGGGACGCTGGTGCTTCTTGGCCCGTCCGGTGCTGGCAAGTCCACCCTCATCAATGCACTGGTGGGCTACGACGTACAGGAAACCGGTGGTGTCAGGGCGGGCGACGGCAAGGGCAAGCACACCACCACATCACGCGAACTGGTACCTCTTCCTGGCGGTGGGGTGCTGATGGACACCCCCGGCGTGCGTGGGTTCGGGCTCTTTGATGCCGACGACGGCATGGGGGAGATGTTCGGGGATCTGGAAGAGCTGTTCGGCCAATGCCGCTTTTCAGATTGTGCACATGATCAGGAGCCTGGCTGCGCGGTGCAGGCGGCGCTCGCCGACGAATCCCTGGGCACGCGGCGCTGGTCCAGCTATTTGAAGCTGCAGCGCGAACTCGCGGCCTTGAACCGTAAGCACGATGCTGCAGCCCGCAGGGAGTACCAGCGGGAGTGGCACCAGAAGGTGGCGGTGGCGAGCAGGAGCCAGCGCTCCGCCCAACGGACCACCGCCGAACGCGCTGAGGACAGGCACGGGAAGCGGCGGAAACGCTGA
- a CDS encoding NUDIX hydrolase, protein MSVQFDTRPAAYGVIIRDGAILLAYWKQDGKEGWTLPGGGLDLAEHPVDGCRREIFEETGYHAEIGPLLGIDVGHWPAGTRLDGGDRALQSLRLVYEATVTGGELSHEVDGSTTHAAWITLSDVEGLNRVSLVDAALRLHSERPVNGKLS, encoded by the coding sequence ATGAGTGTGCAATTCGATACCCGTCCCGCTGCCTACGGCGTCATCATCCGCGATGGAGCCATCCTCCTGGCGTACTGGAAGCAGGACGGCAAAGAGGGCTGGACGCTGCCTGGCGGCGGCCTGGATCTTGCCGAGCACCCGGTGGACGGATGCAGGCGGGAGATCTTTGAGGAGACGGGATACCACGCCGAGATCGGCCCCTTGCTGGGAATCGACGTCGGCCATTGGCCGGCCGGCACCCGCCTCGACGGAGGGGACCGGGCCCTCCAGTCACTGCGTCTCGTTTATGAGGCCACCGTCACCGGGGGCGAACTGAGCCATGAGGTGGACGGCAGCACCACCCACGCCGCCTGGATAACGCTCAGCGATGTTGAGGGGCTGAACCGGGTATCCCTCGTGGACGCGGCGCTCCGGCTCCACAGCGAGCGGCCGGTCAACGGCAAACTTTCCTGA
- a CDS encoding beta-galactosidase family protein, with translation MPEAILSYHESALFRAGEPHRILAGAIHYFRVHPDQWQDRLARLKAMGANTVDTYVAWNFHQPRQDQTPDFSGWRDLGRFIDLSAAEGLDVIVRPGPYICAEWDNGGFPAWLTGIPGIGLRCLDPVFTSAVEDWFDVLLPIIASRQTPDGGPVVAVQIENEYGSYGDDHDYIRWNRRVLEERGITELLFTADGGNDYFLDGGAIEGTWATATLGSRGDEAVATWQRRRPGEPFFNVEFWGGWFDHWTEHHHVRDVAEAAGETRKILDLDGSVCIYMAHGGTNFGLWSGSNHDGKKLQPTVTSYDSDAPIAENGALTPKFHALRAEFFRAQGLDELPELAPELLEPAAVLQAQTLPVTQGTGLLDMVREAGEPVASVKPLSFEQLGLDAGMVLYSAAAILPGLPDKPAETPLRILGLNDRAHIWVDGEFAGILDDVNAAEGLKVTGTGVSVKLEILVENQGRINYGPLTGHGKGILGGVLVNQRYTFHWTQTPVALTEWGDAELGRLASAEFQAEAPADTYLALPGFGKGFVWINGFLLGRYWSIGPQVTLYVPAPLIRKGANSIKVLELEKSGTAVELRKEAHLGPVEKGPAAAAGL, from the coding sequence ATGCCTGAAGCGATCCTGAGCTACCACGAGTCCGCCCTTTTCCGTGCCGGTGAACCGCACCGGATCCTGGCGGGCGCCATCCACTATTTCCGGGTGCATCCGGACCAGTGGCAGGACAGGCTCGCGAGGCTCAAGGCGATGGGTGCCAATACAGTGGACACCTACGTTGCGTGGAATTTCCACCAGCCCCGGCAGGACCAGACACCGGATTTCAGCGGCTGGCGGGACCTGGGCCGCTTCATCGATCTGTCCGCCGCGGAAGGGCTGGACGTCATCGTCCGTCCGGGCCCGTACATCTGTGCCGAGTGGGATAACGGCGGGTTCCCTGCCTGGCTGACGGGGATTCCGGGAATCGGCCTGCGATGCCTTGATCCTGTTTTCACCTCCGCCGTCGAAGATTGGTTTGACGTGCTGTTGCCCATCATCGCCAGCCGCCAGACACCCGACGGCGGCCCGGTGGTGGCCGTGCAGATCGAGAACGAATACGGCAGCTACGGCGATGATCACGACTACATCCGCTGGAACCGCAGGGTCCTCGAGGAACGCGGTATCACCGAACTGCTCTTCACGGCCGACGGCGGCAACGACTACTTCCTCGACGGCGGCGCCATCGAAGGCACGTGGGCTACGGCCACGCTGGGCAGCCGCGGCGACGAAGCCGTGGCCACCTGGCAGCGCCGCAGGCCGGGCGAACCCTTTTTCAATGTGGAATTCTGGGGCGGCTGGTTCGACCACTGGACCGAGCACCACCATGTACGCGATGTTGCGGAAGCCGCCGGTGAAACCCGCAAAATCCTGGACCTGGACGGATCCGTGTGCATCTACATGGCGCACGGCGGCACCAACTTCGGGCTGTGGTCCGGAAGCAACCACGACGGCAAGAAACTCCAGCCCACGGTGACCAGCTACGACTCCGACGCCCCGATCGCGGAAAACGGTGCCCTGACACCGAAGTTCCATGCACTCCGGGCGGAATTCTTCCGAGCCCAGGGCCTCGACGAACTGCCGGAACTGGCGCCGGAGCTTCTTGAGCCGGCAGCGGTGCTGCAGGCTCAGACGCTGCCCGTGACCCAGGGAACCGGGCTCCTTGACATGGTCCGCGAGGCCGGCGAGCCGGTCGCCAGTGTCAAACCGCTGTCCTTCGAGCAGCTGGGCCTGGACGCCGGCATGGTGCTCTACTCAGCCGCAGCCATACTGCCGGGGCTGCCGGACAAGCCGGCGGAAACGCCGCTGCGGATCTTAGGCCTGAACGACCGTGCGCACATCTGGGTGGACGGTGAGTTTGCCGGGATCCTCGACGACGTCAATGCGGCTGAGGGGCTGAAGGTCACCGGCACCGGTGTGTCCGTAAAGCTGGAGATCCTGGTGGAGAACCAGGGCCGGATCAACTACGGCCCCCTCACCGGTCACGGCAAGGGGATCCTGGGCGGTGTCCTGGTCAACCAGCGATATACGTTCCACTGGACGCAGACTCCGGTGGCGCTCACCGAGTGGGGCGATGCGGAGCTCGGTAGGCTCGCGTCCGCAGAGTTCCAGGCCGAGGCTCCGGCCGATACATATCTGGCACTCCCCGGTTTCGGCAAGGGGTTTGTCTGGATCAACGGCTTCCTGTTGGGACGCTACTGGAGCATCGGGCCGCAGGTCACGCTGTATGTCCCGGCGCCGCTGATCCGTAAGGGCGCCAATTCCATCAAGGTGCTGGAGCTCGAAAAGTCAGGCACCGCCGTCGAACTCCGAAAGGAAGCCCATCTTGGGCCGGTGGAAAAGGGCCCGGCGGCAGCTGCCGGGCTGTAA
- a CDS encoding pirin family protein, giving the protein MTNLEASPQQEVCPPGSPEGRAGTGPCLQLWPEREVPLGGVRGMTVFRTLPQRGLPTVGAWCFLDSFGPDRVAMSVLPHPHTGLQTVTWPLVGNVRHRDSVGSDVVVRPGELNIMTAGNGVSHSEFAVLPGQPDGDAPIPVQRGLQLWVALPDGERNRPPAFEQHRELPTVSGEGFTATVMVGGFAGATSPATMYSPVVGADIACDGPARLPLNHRFEHAVLVLDGGLTLDGEEVLPGPLGYLGTGRSSLDFEALPGTRFILIGGEPFREELLMWWNFVGRTHDEVAQAREDWEAQAGLEDSPAAAARFGLVKGHGPDAGAEAGRIPAPTMPGVRLRPRTRS; this is encoded by the coding sequence GTGACGAATCTGGAAGCCAGTCCGCAGCAGGAAGTCTGTCCGCCCGGAAGCCCGGAAGGCCGTGCTGGAACCGGCCCTTGCCTGCAGCTCTGGCCGGAACGCGAAGTTCCGCTGGGCGGCGTGCGGGGAATGACAGTCTTCCGCACGCTGCCACAGCGCGGCCTGCCGACTGTGGGCGCCTGGTGTTTCCTGGACAGCTTCGGCCCGGACCGCGTGGCCATGTCCGTCCTGCCGCACCCGCACACCGGGCTGCAGACCGTCACGTGGCCGCTCGTCGGCAACGTCCGGCACCGCGACAGCGTGGGCAGCGACGTGGTGGTGCGGCCCGGCGAGCTGAACATCATGACTGCCGGCAACGGCGTCTCGCATTCCGAGTTTGCGGTATTGCCCGGACAGCCCGACGGCGATGCGCCCATTCCGGTGCAGCGCGGCCTGCAGCTCTGGGTGGCGTTGCCGGACGGAGAACGCAACAGGCCACCGGCTTTTGAACAGCACCGCGAGCTGCCCACCGTCAGCGGCGAGGGGTTCACCGCAACCGTGATGGTGGGCGGATTCGCCGGAGCCACTTCACCGGCAACCATGTACTCCCCCGTTGTCGGCGCCGACATCGCTTGCGACGGTCCGGCACGGCTTCCGCTGAACCACAGATTCGAGCACGCTGTCCTGGTGCTCGACGGCGGCCTGACGCTGGATGGGGAGGAAGTCCTCCCGGGGCCGCTGGGCTACCTGGGAACAGGCCGCTCGTCGCTGGATTTTGAGGCCCTTCCCGGGACGCGGTTCATCCTGATCGGCGGGGAACCGTTCCGGGAGGAGCTGCTGATGTGGTGGAACTTTGTGGGCCGCACCCACGATGAAGTGGCCCAGGCACGCGAGGATTGGGAAGCACAGGCCGGGCTGGAAGACTCGCCAGCCGCGGCCGCGCGTTTTGGCCTGGTCAAGGGCCACGGGCCCGACGCCGGTGCTGAAGCCGGGCGGATTCCCGCGCCGACCATGCCCGGAGTCCGGCTCAGACCCCGGACCCGCTCGTAA
- a CDS encoding BadF/BadG/BcrA/BcrD ATPase family protein: MTNSDNPQAAPSVPSVGATALGVVIGLDIGGTKTRGVRFEDGHVAADEIAGSSNVQNVSCEEAALHLAELFAKIGGGNVAQVYAGAGGIDTDDDAAALAALIEPHVPGAKITVVHDSRLLLAAGRASTGVAVIAGTGSAAWGKNEGGEEARAGGWGYLLGDEGSGYWLGREAVRHSLRRMNQGLDADQLTTALLESCGVGDPNKLIALFHSAATGRRYWAQQARLVVEAADAGHAVSQELVDQAGRDLAGLAEQALRRLGIDGPVILGSGLGMNVVRLQDSFRTHLADKGITDVRVLDQEPVFGVMQLVAEQG; the protein is encoded by the coding sequence GTGACTAATTCTGACAACCCACAGGCAGCCCCATCTGTTCCGTCTGTCGGCGCCACGGCCCTTGGCGTGGTGATCGGCCTGGACATCGGAGGAACCAAAACGCGCGGAGTCCGTTTCGAGGACGGACACGTGGCCGCCGATGAAATCGCCGGAAGCTCCAATGTCCAGAATGTCAGCTGCGAGGAAGCAGCACTGCATCTGGCAGAGCTTTTTGCAAAGATCGGCGGCGGCAATGTTGCCCAGGTATACGCCGGCGCCGGCGGCATTGACACCGACGACGACGCAGCCGCGCTCGCGGCCCTGATCGAACCGCACGTCCCCGGCGCCAAAATCACGGTGGTGCATGATTCGCGCCTCTTGCTGGCTGCGGGACGCGCCAGCACAGGTGTCGCCGTTATTGCCGGCACAGGTTCGGCTGCGTGGGGCAAGAACGAAGGCGGAGAGGAGGCCCGGGCCGGCGGCTGGGGCTACCTCCTGGGCGACGAAGGCAGCGGTTACTGGCTTGGCCGTGAGGCCGTGCGGCACAGCCTCCGACGGATGAATCAAGGACTCGACGCCGATCAGCTCACCACAGCGCTTCTGGAGTCATGCGGCGTGGGCGATCCGAACAAGCTCATAGCGCTCTTCCATTCCGCGGCCACGGGCCGGCGCTATTGGGCACAACAGGCGCGCCTTGTGGTGGAGGCAGCGGACGCGGGCCATGCGGTCAGCCAGGAACTGGTGGACCAGGCGGGCCGCGATCTGGCCGGGCTGGCGGAACAGGCTCTCCGGAGGCTCGGCATCGACGGGCCCGTCATTCTGGGCAGCGGGCTGGGCATGAACGTGGTCCGGCTGCAGGACTCGTTCCGGACGCACCTCGCTGACAAGGGCATCACCGACGTCCGGGTATTGGATCAGGAGCCGGTCTTCGGCGTCATGCAGCTGGTGGCAGAGCAGGGCTGA
- a CDS encoding nitronate monooxygenase: MPHAIFGTRIIAAPMAGGTSTPAYIQAVHNAGGLGFLAAGYKTVQGMAEEIQAARALGARFGMNVFVPDRSQLNPPPAVRMQLEAYRSALAADARRYRVKLPPLRLDDDDAWQAKIDALLEDPVELISFTFGLPGAGIVSALKRAGSAVIATVTGTAEAEMAAEQGIDALVVQHSSAGGHNGAFLTAGSSGTSLTTAELVTEVRAAVGLPLIAAGGIMDAGAVKSILAAGAEAAQLGTALLRTDESGARQLHKDALADPAFTKTQLTRAFTGRRARALVNEFLRDHADAPEGYPAIHHLTAPLRAAAAAAGDSERLNLWAGTGWQNSKAGPVAEVVSGIVSGL, translated from the coding sequence ATGCCGCACGCCATATTCGGTACCCGAATCATCGCCGCTCCCATGGCGGGAGGCACCTCAACGCCCGCTTACATCCAGGCCGTCCACAATGCCGGAGGCCTGGGGTTCCTTGCTGCCGGCTACAAAACGGTCCAGGGGATGGCAGAGGAAATCCAGGCAGCCCGCGCCCTGGGGGCGAGGTTCGGCATGAATGTTTTTGTGCCGGACCGTTCCCAGCTGAATCCGCCGCCGGCGGTGCGGATGCAACTGGAGGCTTATCGCTCCGCTTTGGCGGCAGACGCCAGGCGCTACCGTGTGAAGCTGCCGCCCCTGCGCCTGGATGATGATGACGCTTGGCAGGCCAAGATCGACGCTCTGCTCGAGGATCCCGTGGAACTCATCAGTTTTACATTCGGACTTCCCGGCGCCGGCATCGTTTCCGCTCTGAAGCGCGCCGGCTCAGCGGTCATCGCCACGGTCACCGGCACCGCGGAGGCAGAAATGGCCGCCGAACAGGGCATTGATGCCCTCGTAGTCCAGCACAGCAGCGCCGGCGGACACAATGGCGCTTTTCTGACCGCGGGCAGTTCAGGCACTTCACTTACGACGGCGGAGCTGGTCACCGAGGTCCGGGCCGCCGTCGGGCTTCCCCTGATTGCCGCTGGCGGCATTATGGACGCCGGCGCCGTGAAATCGATACTGGCTGCCGGCGCGGAAGCGGCACAGCTCGGAACCGCTCTCCTCCGAACCGATGAAAGCGGCGCCCGGCAGCTGCACAAGGACGCATTGGCAGACCCCGCCTTCACAAAAACGCAGCTGACCCGCGCCTTCACCGGACGCCGGGCGCGGGCCCTGGTCAATGAATTTCTCCGGGACCATGCCGATGCCCCGGAGGGGTATCCGGCTATCCATCACCTGACCGCGCCTCTGCGTGCAGCCGCTGCGGCGGCCGGGGACTCCGAGCGTCTGAACCTGTGGGCGGGCACCGGCTGGCAGAATTCGAAGGCGGGTCCTGTGGCGGAGGTAGTCAGCGGAATTGTGAGCGGGCTGTAA
- a CDS encoding LysR family transcriptional regulator — MDAEHKQLVQLLPLLPLLAELGRTQHITETAELLGVPQSTVSRALARASAIVGTELLIRDGRGVRLTPAARALLPYIESALTGFRTGLDLVRHESEVVRGRIAVSFQHTFGEATVPLLISAFRSRHPETAFDLNQGARDGCLAELASGVADMVLTAPVAPASRTIASASLYREPLRLVVHHEHPLAGRRSVRIREIRKDPFVALGSGYGMRSLTDALFREAGFRPRVAFESQDSHTVRGLVSAGLGVSILPPGGNGPGRQVTPHTGNLGWVEIELESSLAYREIGLAWRERRTGPDAEPDQVRLFRELVLNEGPALLAGLVTARSQFR, encoded by the coding sequence ATGGACGCCGAACACAAACAGCTGGTCCAGCTGTTGCCACTCCTGCCCTTGCTTGCGGAGCTCGGGCGCACACAGCACATCACCGAAACGGCTGAATTGCTTGGCGTCCCGCAGTCCACCGTGAGCCGGGCGCTGGCCAGGGCCAGCGCCATCGTCGGAACCGAGCTGCTGATCCGTGACGGCAGGGGTGTGCGGCTGACGCCCGCCGCCAGGGCGCTGCTTCCGTACATTGAGTCGGCGTTGACCGGGTTCCGGACCGGGCTGGATCTGGTCCGTCACGAGTCGGAAGTGGTGCGCGGCCGGATTGCGGTGTCCTTCCAGCACACCTTCGGCGAAGCAACCGTGCCACTGCTCATCAGCGCCTTCCGCAGCCGCCATCCGGAAACCGCCTTCGATCTCAACCAGGGTGCCCGCGATGGCTGCTTGGCGGAGCTGGCCTCGGGGGTGGCGGACATGGTACTGACCGCACCTGTTGCCCCGGCCAGCCGGACCATCGCGTCCGCGTCGCTGTACCGGGAGCCGCTGCGCCTGGTGGTGCACCACGAACACCCACTGGCCGGCCGGCGGAGTGTCCGGATCCGGGAGATCCGAAAGGACCCGTTTGTGGCACTGGGTTCCGGATACGGAATGCGGTCTTTGACGGATGCGCTGTTCCGCGAGGCGGGTTTCAGGCCGCGCGTTGCTTTCGAAAGCCAGGATTCACATACCGTCCGCGGCCTCGTGTCGGCGGGGCTGGGAGTGAGCATTCTGCCTCCGGGGGGCAACGGGCCCGGGCGCCAGGTCACACCGCACACCGGGAACCTCGGATGGGTGGAGATTGAGCTGGAGTCGAGCCTTGCCTACAGGGAAATAGGACTGGCCTGGCGCGAACGCCGTACAGGCCCGGATGCGGAGCCGGATCAGGTCCGTCTGTTCCGCGAGCTGGTGCTGAACGAGGGCCCGGCCTTGCTGGCCGGACTGGTTACAGCCCGCTCACAATTCCGCTGA
- a CDS encoding MFS transporter — MPKYSRLPGPDHHRKQPLWDGHPKGSAAYGKILIGLAFAGVATFAQLYSTQAVLPIIASDLEITAAEAALTISLATVGLAVTVIPWSFLADRIGRVRAMTLGISAATALSLMVPLTSTFGMLLGLRLLEGMALGGIPAIAIAYLNEEVSKAHTAVAAGSYVAGTTLGGLAGRLVAGPVGELWGWRAAALAVSVLATAAAVLFLVMVPKARGFTPAKASGLKGAARTLTSHTRNPRLLALYIQAFLLMGGFVAVYNFLGFRLSGEPFSLPATVISLIFLAYLSWTVSSRWAAGLTLRFGRRNILLAGIALMIVGLAFTLTQLLALILAGLLVFTGGFFAAHSIGAGWTGTIATTGRAQAASLYNLAYYLGSSIIGWAGGLVFQSLGWTALAVTVIALACTTAVIIAVVHPPSLRGIPSSSQ, encoded by the coding sequence ATGCCAAAGTATTCAAGACTGCCCGGCCCGGATCACCACCGGAAGCAGCCCCTGTGGGACGGCCATCCCAAGGGATCGGCCGCGTACGGAAAGATCCTGATCGGGCTGGCATTTGCCGGTGTTGCCACCTTTGCCCAGCTGTACTCCACGCAGGCCGTACTGCCCATCATCGCGTCCGACCTTGAGATCACGGCCGCCGAAGCAGCCCTGACAATCTCCCTCGCCACGGTGGGGCTTGCCGTCACGGTCATCCCCTGGTCTTTCCTCGCTGACAGGATCGGGCGGGTCCGGGCCATGACGTTGGGCATCTCAGCTGCCACGGCCTTGAGCCTCATGGTTCCCCTTACCTCCACGTTCGGCATGCTCCTGGGCCTGCGGTTGCTTGAAGGCATGGCGCTGGGTGGCATCCCGGCAATTGCGATCGCTTACCTGAACGAGGAGGTAAGCAAAGCCCATACTGCTGTGGCTGCGGGCAGCTACGTCGCCGGCACAACCCTCGGAGGACTTGCCGGCCGGCTTGTGGCGGGGCCGGTTGGCGAGCTGTGGGGCTGGCGGGCTGCAGCACTGGCCGTATCGGTGCTTGCAACCGCGGCGGCCGTGCTGTTTCTGGTGATGGTTCCGAAAGCTCGCGGCTTCACCCCAGCCAAGGCGAGCGGCCTGAAGGGTGCAGCCAGGACCCTCACGAGCCATACGCGCAACCCGCGGCTGCTGGCACTGTACATCCAGGCGTTTCTGCTGATGGGCGGCTTTGTGGCCGTGTACAACTTCCTTGGCTTCCGACTCTCCGGGGAGCCCTTCAGCCTCCCCGCCACTGTCATCAGCCTGATTTTCCTGGCCTACCTGTCGTGGACGGTCTCCTCGCGCTGGGCAGCCGGCCTCACCCTGCGCTTCGGGCGGCGGAACATCCTGTTGGCAGGCATCGCCCTGATGATCGTCGGACTGGCCTTTACGCTGACCCAGCTGCTGGCTCTGATCCTCGCGGGACTGCTGGTGTTCACCGGCGGATTCTTCGCCGCACACAGCATCGGCGCCGGCTGGACCGGCACCATAGCAACCACCGGCCGTGCCCAGGCTGCCTCCCTCTACAATCTGGCCTATTACCTCGGCTCCAGCATCATCGGCTGGGCAGGAGGACTGGTGTTCCAATCACTCGGATGGACGGCCCTCGCCGTGACCGTAATAGCGCTGGCATGTACGACGGCGGTGATCATCGCCGTCGTACACCCTCCATCCTTGCGGGGAATCCCAAGTAGCTCGCAGTAG